GTTCTTCCCGGATGGTTTCGCCGAATTTCTGAGTCGCGGCGCCCGCGGTAAATAGAAGTGCCTTCTTCGCCTGCGCGATTGCCGCAATCTCCGCGCCGAGTGGGCCGGAAGCATCCGGCGGCATCGACACGGACATCACCTCGTCGACCACTGCACGAGCGGCAGCGTACAGGGGTAATTTCCCGGCGGCGGCCCGCTTCAGGAGCATGCCCGGAATGAGAAGCCGGTTGATTTCGTTGGTTCCTTCAAAAATACGGTTCACGCGCGAATCGCGGTAATAACGCTCGATCGGATATTCGGCGCTGTAGCCGTAGCCGCCGTAGATCTGCACCGCCTCATCAACAACGAAGTCCAGAACTTCGCTGCAGAATACTTTCAGGATGGAGCATTCGATGGCATATTCTTCGATGGCCTTCAAGACCTGCGACGCATTGTCGGCGTCCACGCTTTCGAGGCTTCGATCCATTAACCCTGCCGTTCGATAAACCATGCCCTCGGCCACCCAGATCCGGATCGCCATCTCCGCCAGCTTGTGCTTGATGGCGCCGAAACTGGCAATGGGTTTCCCGAATGCGATGCGCTGCTTTGCATATTGAATGGAGTCATTCAGCGCGGTCTTAGCGCCGCCGACCGCGCCCGAAGCCAGCTTTGCGCGGCCAAAGTTCAATATGTTGAAAGCCACGTGGTGGCCTTTCCCGATTTCGCCGACGACGTTGCCGGCCGGCACTTTAGCGTTATTCAGGATCAGGGGCCGCGTTGAGGAGCCACGAAGTCCCATCTTGTTCTCTTCGGCGCCGGTGGAAACGCCGGGATAATCCTTCTCCACGATGAAACAGCTGAATTGTTTGCCGTCAACCTGAGCGAATGTTATGAACATGTCGGCAAATGCCGAGTTCGTAATCCACATCTTCTCGCCGTTGAGAACCCAGTGTGTGCCGTCCGCGCGGCGCACGGCATTTGTCTTCGCAGACAGCGCGTCGGAACCGCTGCTGGATTCGGACAACGCATAGGCGGAGATTTTTTCGGCCTTGCAGAGGAGGGGCAGATATTTGCGCTTCTGCTCTTCGGTGCCGAAGTAGACGATCGGCAGGGTTCCGATACCGCAATGCCCGCCATATGAAACGGCGAATGACGCGACTCGTGCGAGTTTTTCGGCAACGATCATGGACGAAACCTTGTCCAGGTTTTCACCCCCGAACTTTTCCGGCACTTCGATGCCGAGCAATCCCAGTTCGCCGCATCGCTTGAGGAGCCCGACGGTTACGTCCCACTCCTTGTGCTCGATCTTTTCAACCTGGGGGAGAACCTCGTCTTCGACGAACTGTTCCGTCATGTCGCGGATCATCGTCTGCTCTTCGGAGAAGTCTTCAGGCGTGAAAATGTCTTCAGGGGTGGATTCCTCAATCAGGAAACTGCCGCCGCGTTTCAGTTCAACAAGTTCTTTCGTCATTTCGTGTCCTCTTCCGGCATGCGTTCGAATATTCCTGCAGCTCCCATGCCGCCTCCCACGCACATCGTAACCATTCCGTAGCGCGCTTTGCGTCGTTGCATCTCGTGAAGCAAAGTTGCGGTCAGCTTCGAACCCGTGCAGCCCAGCGGGTGGCCGAGCGCGATAGCGCCGCCGTTCACATTCACTTTAGACGGATCCATGCCCAATTCGCGAATCACAGCAAGGGATTGCACTGCAAAAGCTTCGTTCAATTCGATGAGATCCATTTCGCTCAGCTTCAAGCCGGCTTGCCGGAGGGCTTTCGGAATGGCTTCGACCGGGCCGATGCCCATAACATCCGGCGGCACGCCCGCAGTTGCATACGCCACAAAACGCGCCAGCGGTTTCAAACCCAGGGCGCGGGCCGTCTCTTCGGACATCACGACAACAGCCGCGGCGCCATCGCTGGTTTGCGAGGCATTGCCTGCGGTCACGCTGCCTTCGGCCTTGAAAGCGGCTTTTAACTTTCGCAGCGCCTCGATGGAGGTATCGCGGCGCGGCCCTTCGTCGGTATCGAATAGGAATTCGTGGACGGTTCGCTTCCCGCGCTGCACCGTGATGTCGCGCACCGGCAGCGGAACGATCTCACTCTTGAACTTCCCGGCATCGATCGCCGCAATCGCCTTCCGGTGGCTCTGAAGCGCAAACACGTCCTGGTCTTCGCGGCTGATCCGATACTCTTCCGCGAGGTTCTCCGCGGTCAGGCCCATGCTTAAGTAGGTATCCGGATTTGTTTCGATCAGAGTGGGGTTGGGCGAGATCTTATTGCCGCCCATCGGAATCAGGCTCATGGATTCCATGCCGCCGGCGAGAATACAATGGGCGTTGCCCGAGGCAATCCGGTCTGCCGCAAACGCGATGGCCTGCAGACCGGATGAGCAAAACCGGTTCAACGTCATCGCCGGAACAGAATAGGGGATTCCGGCGCGAAACGCCGCCACCCTTGCGACGTTCATGCCTTGTTCGGCTTCGGGCATTGCGCATCCTATGTAGATATCGTCGAGATCTTCCGCTCGGAGCCCGTGAACGCGATCGATTGCCGCTCGAATGGCGACAGCCGCCATATCATCCGGCCGCGTCGCCGATAACTTTCCTTTCGGCGCTTTGCCTACGGCAGTTCGAACCGCGGAAACAATTACTGCTGCACTCATACAATCAATTCCTCAGAACCTTGCCCTTCTTGAGCAGGTGTTCCATCCGGGCGAGCGTTTTCTGCTCGCCGCACAGCGACTTGAACGCTTCGCGTTCGAGATCGAGAAAATATTGCTCCGGCGCGGTGGACGGGCGCGTGGCATCGCCGCCACAAATCACGAAAGCGAGTTTGCCCGCAATTTGGGCTTCGTAATCGGTGATGTGACCGGCGCGCCGCATCAGGTAAATGCCGAGCTTGATTTCGGCTCCGAGGGACTGCCCGAAAACCGGCAATTCCTCAGGAACCGGAGGGCGATAGCCGGTTGCAGCAAGTTCCACGGCGACAGCTTTGGCATCGTGAATGAGGAGGTCGGAATTCATGGTAATGCCGTCCTCGGGGCGTAAATAGAGAAGCTGCCGTGCGTGCTCCGCGCTGCCGGAGACTTTGGCGAGACCGATGTTCTGGAAAACTTCACGAACTTTTGGAGCGCCGCCGGGCGCTGCACGCCGAAGCATTTCTGTGGTGCCTCCTCCCGCCGGAATCAGGCCGGCTCCAACCTCCACGAGTCCGATGTAGGTTTCCGCTGCCGCCTGAGCGCGCGCTCCCGACATTGCGATCTCGCATCCGCCGCCCAGCGTTAATGCAAACGGCGCCGTCACCACCGGCTTCGCGTTGTAGCGGATGGCCTGAGTTGCGCGCTGAAAGAGCCGCACCATGTGGTCGATCTCGTCCCAATTGCCTTCGACGGCTTCCATCATCAAAAGCATCAGATTCGCGCCGGCCGAGAAGTTTTGACCTTGATTCGCAATAACCAGGCCCTCGAAATTCGCATTCACTTCTTCAAGAGACGTGAACAGCAGGGAAATGATGTCGTTCCCGATCGTGTTCATTTTCGAATGAAACTCGAGGCAGGCGATTCCATCGCCGAGATCTCGAAGGGATGCGCCGGCATTCTGCCGGATGATGCGCTGATTCCTGACCCAGGATGGCGCTGGCGCCGGTTCTCCTTTGAGCGCCCGTGCCAGCTCGAAGGGACCCATTTCCCAGGAAAATCCCCACCTCATCGCGCGGTCGACGGCGCCGGGATCGTCCGATATTTCCGGAATCCGCGAGGCAGCATAGTCCGAGATCGACGTCAGCAGCTCGGAGACAAACCCGGCCGCCCGATCGCGGCTTTTGAAAAGAGCCTGCAGCCGGTCCGGCAAAGACTCGATGCCCGAGACAGCGTCCAGGGAAGGGAACGCGGTCCGCTTTTGCGGACGGTATTCCATCGTGGCGAGGTCCAGCACAAGGATCTCGCCGCCTTCCTTTTTATAAAAGCCGCGCTTTGTCTTTGCTCCGAGCATTTGCCGTTGGGCCATCAAGCGCATGAATTCGGGAATCCGGAAGATATCGCGCGCCGGATCAGCGGGAGCGCTTTCGTAAATGTTGTCGGCGGCGTGGATGAAGATGTCCAGGCCCACCATATCGATTGTCCGGAAGGTGGCGGTCTTGGCCCGTCCAATGAGCGCTCCCGTCAGGCGGTCGACCTCTTCGATCGTGAATCCGCAACTCTGCATGAGTTGGATCGTCTTCAGGGCGGCAAATAACCCGATTCGATTGGCAATGAAGTTGGGCGTGTCTTGCGCGTGAACGACGCCTTTGCCGAGCACATTCTCTGCGAACTTCTCGAACTCCGCCAACGCCGTTCGATCGGTGTTCGCCGTTGGAATGATCTCCAGCAGCTTCATATATCGGGGCGGATTGAAGAAGTGGGTTCCAAACCAATAGTGTTTGAAATCCTCGCTGCGGCCGTCCGAGAGTCCCGCCACCGAAAGCCCCGAGGTATTTGTGGTCACAAAAGCGCCTGGCCGCCGCGCCGCATCCACCTTTTCAAGAAGCTGTTTCTTGATTTCCGGATTTTCCGCGACCGCCTCGATGACCCAATCCGATTCCTTGATTCGAGCCAGATCCTTATCGAAGCTACCCACCTGGATTCGCTGAACGTGTTCGGGAACGAAGAGGGCGGGAGGAGCACTTCTTTGCAGATTCTTCAGCGCCGCATGCACCTGTTCTTCGGTAAGATCCAGCAGCAGGACGCCAAGTCCGGCGTTTGCAGCGTGCGCTGCAATCTGTGCGCCCATCGTACCTGCCCCAAGAACTGCGACGCTCCTAATCATCGGGCTCCTTCTATCTGAATACCGCGGAGGCGCTGCAGGCGCAAGAGGATGAGATTCGGCTAGTCTGAAACGTCGCTCTTCACGATCTTATCCCTTTCCTTTGATCTTGAACCGCTTATATATGTAGTCGCGGGCTTCAGCCCGCGTCCTTCCCCTATTGGAGACCAACGCGGGCTGAAGCCCACGACTACATGGAATTCGAATGATTGTCAGTTGGTTATGGTGTTTGCGGGCAAAACTTGAACGGTCGTGTACGACCAGTCGACCGCGTTCCAGGTGCCGGTAGAGCCGAATAACTGCCCGCACATTCCGACGGTATAAGTACCCGCCGGGAGTCCCGTTATCAGGTCCGTGAGAGGGTATGGTTGGAGCGAGGGTGGGGCCGAAACAGCCGGGCTGGCCGAAACAGTGATCCAGTCCGAATCGTGGGCTGGGGTAAGGGTGCCGCCGGAGAATTGATAGCAGATCCACAGCCGCAGGCCCGTTGCAGTCGATGTGCCGGAGGTCCCCAGCGTCGCCTGAGACGACACAAGGACCGGCTGTCCAATGCCGACGTTGACCGTAATCGTCGTCGCCAGGAATTGCAGCGTCGGTGTGGGCATGCTCGATGGGCCTCGACGGGTTCCAACTCCCATGATCGAGGCGGGCCCCGCCGGGCCAGCGGGTCCCGCCGGGCCAGCGGGTCCAGCCGGTCCCGCCGGTCCCTGCCCGCCGGGAGTGCCGGGAGCACCGGCGGTTCCTGTATCGCCTTTATCGCCCTTGGGACCGATCGCACCGACGGCGACGTCGAAATACGCCGTCCGTCCTGCGAGCGTGCCGCAGGAAACGACAAGGTAGTAGGTCCCCGGGGTGAGGACCGGCTTCGATACGGTCAGTAGCATTGGCGTGCTGCTGACCACCGGTAGAGTCTGGCCGCTCAGTGTCACCGTCGGCGCAGCGCAGAAGTTCGTCCCGGCGATGTTGAAAGTCCCTTGGTTGTCATCGGGGACAACCGATTGGATGGTCACTGATGTTTGGGCGAAAACGGTTTGAGAAACCACGAGGATAAAGACGACCACAGCAAGCGAGCGTGCATAACGAGCAATCATTTACACTCCTTTTCGCGTGGCACCGCCACGCATCAGATAGTGCCCGCTGCGGACGCGGCGAGCAATCAACGCCAGGATACCGACACCCAGCAACACCGCGCTGCCGGGTTCGGGCACGGTCGTGGACGAATTCACGTTGAACTGCGCATCGTCCATTAACCAGGACAAACCATCCACGCCGAATGTGGTAGACATGTCGGCCGCGGGGCCGTCACCGGATCCAAACATGAGATCGGTGAGGCCCGTCCAGTCGAAAACGCTATCCACATACTGCTTCGGATCGAGATCGAACGCCGTCACATATGTCGGGTCCATGCTGTCGCCCGGCCGGTACCCAATGAGCTCCAGCGATTCTGCGCTATAAGGCGCGAATCCATTCGCATAGGCGAAACTCGAGAACGACGCTCCCAGGAAATCGAACGTACCGCTGCTGATGCTGACGTCGATCAAACCTCCTCCGACATCCGAACTGTTCGTCGCCGCATATTGCCCCGACGGGGAGCTATACGTGTTGCCTTGCGTGCCTGTGTAATCCGCATTGCATTCCAAAAGGAAGCCGGACGACCAGTTCAGTCCGCCATAGGGCGTTGGCAAACCACTATTGCAGGTTGGCATCGAGACAATGTCGTCAAACGTGAGCGTTTCCGCCCGTAACGGCAGGACTAAAAAAACCGACAGGATTACCGCGGTCGACACTCGCCGCATACATTTCTTCCAGAAGATTGGTCCACCCGCCGATCGACACTTCACGGGAAAACAGCTCAGAGGTTCGTCTGTGGATAACATCGTATTGAGGCTCCCATTTTCTTGCAAAATAAGAAGGGCCGTACAATTAAGCAAGCAAGGAACCAAAGCTAACAACTTGAATACATGACGAATCAGGCCCAATTATGGGTTGCTCTTTTGTAAAGTTATCCGACACCGATGATTGCGAAATCGCAGAGAAGGACCTACAACGTCAGTATTTTATGGACTTTCAAGGCGATCAGCCAAACCTGCGCTGACTGTCGAAAGATTTTACGGTTGCGTTAGTGTGGTCTCCGAGCTCGAATTGTTCCGTTAGCTGGATATTCTCCATCATGCCGATAATCTGTTCTTTCGAATGATCATAAACAGATGTGAGTATCCATCCGCTCCGATTAAGCAGGCCCTTCAGATCCGAAACGTGAATATTAACTGCCTTAAGACTAACGCTGTTATCCCTCTCGTTGATCTTGAACTCCAGCTTGTCGCCAGATTTCACCTTTAGAAGCTCCCGTACTTCGCGAGGTATTGTGGTTTGTCCCTTGCTGGTCAGAGTGGCAGTCGGCATAAGCGATCTTCTCCTTACACGGTACCATATGTAAGGAATTGACGATTACAGAGACCACGGATTTCAAAGTTTCGCTATTGCAGGCCCGCGAGTTCCGTTGCAAAGATCATGGCAAACGCGCCGGCGCGAGCGTCACGGTCGAGAATTGCGGCACGGCGCAGATAGTCCTTGAAGGTCAGGCCCCGCGTGCCGGTGCTTTCAGCTACATCCAATACACGGCCGTCCGATGCGGTGCGCGCAAGAATGGCCTGCCATGCGTTATCGACGAGCGGTTGATAGACCTTTGGGTCGA
Above is a window of Terriglobia bacterium DNA encoding:
- a CDS encoding acyl-CoA dehydrogenase family protein; this translates as MTKELVELKRGGSFLIEESTPEDIFTPEDFSEEQTMIRDMTEQFVEDEVLPQVEKIEHKEWDVTVGLLKRCGELGLLGIEVPEKFGGENLDKVSSMIVAEKLARVASFAVSYGGHCGIGTLPIVYFGTEEQKRKYLPLLCKAEKISAYALSESSSGSDALSAKTNAVRRADGTHWVLNGEKMWITNSAFADMFITFAQVDGKQFSCFIVEKDYPGVSTGAEENKMGLRGSSTRPLILNNAKVPAGNVVGEIGKGHHVAFNILNFGRAKLASGAVGGAKTALNDSIQYAKQRIAFGKPIASFGAIKHKLAEMAIRIWVAEGMVYRTAGLMDRSLESVDADNASQVLKAIEEYAIECSILKVFCSEVLDFVVDEAVQIYGGYGYSAEYPIERYYRDSRVNRIFEGTNEINRLLIPGMLLKRAAAGKLPLYAAARAVVDEVMSVSMPPDASGPLGAEIAAIAQAKKALLFTAGAATQKFGETIREEQEVLMHISNIVMDIFAMDTAIHRLEKKSSSDPHMDVVRTFINDAMSRIEFSARQALAAVAEGDTLRTQLAALRRLLRWTPVNTVKARQRIAEFLTDTNRYAL
- a CDS encoding acetyl-CoA C-acyltransferase; translated protein: MSAAVIVSAVRTAVGKAPKGKLSATRPDDMAAVAIRAAIDRVHGLRAEDLDDIYIGCAMPEAEQGMNVARVAAFRAGIPYSVPAMTLNRFCSSGLQAIAFAADRIASGNAHCILAGGMESMSLIPMGGNKISPNPTLIETNPDTYLSMGLTAENLAEEYRISREDQDVFALQSHRKAIAAIDAGKFKSEIVPLPVRDITVQRGKRTVHEFLFDTDEGPRRDTSIEALRKLKAAFKAEGSVTAGNASQTSDGAAAVVVMSEETARALGLKPLARFVAYATAGVPPDVMGIGPVEAIPKALRQAGLKLSEMDLIELNEAFAVQSLAVIRELGMDPSKVNVNGGAIALGHPLGCTGSKLTATLLHEMQRRKARYGMVTMCVGGGMGAAGIFERMPEEDTK
- a CDS encoding 3-hydroxyacyl-CoA dehydrogenase/enoyl-CoA hydratase family protein, whose protein sequence is MIRSVAVLGAGTMGAQIAAHAANAGLGVLLLDLTEEQVHAALKNLQRSAPPALFVPEHVQRIQVGSFDKDLARIKESDWVIEAVAENPEIKKQLLEKVDAARRPGAFVTTNTSGLSVAGLSDGRSEDFKHYWFGTHFFNPPRYMKLLEIIPTANTDRTALAEFEKFAENVLGKGVVHAQDTPNFIANRIGLFAALKTIQLMQSCGFTIEEVDRLTGALIGRAKTATFRTIDMVGLDIFIHAADNIYESAPADPARDIFRIPEFMRLMAQRQMLGAKTKRGFYKKEGGEILVLDLATMEYRPQKRTAFPSLDAVSGIESLPDRLQALFKSRDRAAGFVSELLTSISDYAASRIPEISDDPGAVDRAMRWGFSWEMGPFELARALKGEPAPAPSWVRNQRIIRQNAGASLRDLGDGIACLEFHSKMNTIGNDIISLLFTSLEEVNANFEGLVIANQGQNFSAGANLMLLMMEAVEGNWDEIDHMVRLFQRATQAIRYNAKPVVTAPFALTLGGGCEIAMSGARAQAAAETYIGLVEVGAGLIPAGGGTTEMLRRAAPGGAPKVREVFQNIGLAKVSGSAEHARQLLYLRPEDGITMNSDLLIHDAKAVAVELAATGYRPPVPEELPVFGQSLGAEIKLGIYLMRRAGHITDYEAQIAGKLAFVICGGDATRPSTAPEQYFLDLEREAFKSLCGEQKTLARMEHLLKKGKVLRN
- a CDS encoding PEP-CTERM sorting domain-containing protein, which produces MRRVSTAVILSVFLVLPLRAETLTFDDIVSMPTCNSGLPTPYGGLNWSSGFLLECNADYTGTQGNTYSSPSGQYAATNSSDVGGGLIDVSISSGTFDFLGASFSSFAYANGFAPYSAESLELIGYRPGDSMDPTYVTAFDLDPKQYVDSVFDWTGLTDLMFGSGDGPAADMSTTFGVDGLSWLMDDAQFNVNSSTTVPEPGSAVLLGVGILALIARRVRSGHYLMRGGATRKGV
- a CDS encoding AbrB/MazE/SpoVT family DNA-binding domain-containing protein, whose protein sequence is MPTATLTSKGQTTIPREVRELLKVKSGDKLEFKINERDNSVSLKAVNIHVSDLKGLLNRSGWILTSVYDHSKEQIIGMMENIQLTEQFELGDHTNATVKSFDSQRRFG